From one Rosa rugosa chromosome 4, drRosRugo1.1, whole genome shotgun sequence genomic stretch:
- the LOC133744255 gene encoding putative pentatricopeptide repeat-containing protein At1g64310: MLFQFQLLHLDLSKVYQSLSRTKQLHALIIKTHLSHDPFYATRIVRFYAVNGDLHSARKVFDESPSRSVYLWNSIIRAHAQAHKFDHAFSLFNRMVRSETKPDNFTYACLIRACSDNFDLEGLRLMHCGVTVSGLGLDSICSSALVTAYSKLGLVDEASRVFHGTPQLDLVMWNSMISGYGNFGFWDKGLELFSMMRCMKVVPDGYTFVGLLSGLKDSSLISVGQGIHGICLKSNLDSNDHVCSVLVSMYSRCRCMDSAHKVFSGLFEPDLVTWSSLITGYSQSGDYEKALFFFKCLNMEGKKADPILIASVLAAASQIANVAPGSEIHAYVLRRGLESDVMISSALIAMYSKCGFMGIGTRVFKIMPEKNIVSYNSLILGLGLHGLAAEAFRMFNEILRNGLVPDESTFSALLCACCHSGLVKDGREIFRKMRKEFGIEARAEHYVHLVKLLGLEGRLEEAYNLILSLPEPVDSGIWGALLSCCDACGDSELAEIIAQKLFESNSEKSAYTVMLSNIYAGDGRWDDSKKLRDYITERQLRKTTGVSWIKGFSRSA; encoded by the exons TCTGCACGTAAGGTGTTCGATGAAAGTCCCAGCCGAAGTGTTTATCTTTGGAATTCCATTATTCGAGCCCACGCTCAAGCTCACAAATTTGACCATGCATTTTCTCTGTTTAATAGGATGGTTAGAAGTGAAACCAAACCTGATAACTTCACTTATGCTTGTCTTATACGTGCCTGCTCTGACAACTTTGATTTAGAAGGACTGAGACTTATGCATTGTGGAGTTACAGTTTCTGGGTTGGGACTGGACTCAATTTGTAGCAGTGCACTTGTTACTGCTTATTCAAAACTGGGCCTTGTTGATGAAGCAAGTAGGGTGTTTCATGGGACACCGCAGCTGGACTTGGTAATGTGGAATTCTATGATTTCGGGTTATGGAAATTTCGGGTTTTGGGATAAAGGGCTAGAATTGTTTAGTATGATGAGATGCATGAAGGTAGTGCCTGATGGATATACATTTGTCGGGTTGCTTTCGGGTTTAAAAGATTCGAGCTTGATAAGTGTTGGCCAAGGAATACATGGTATTTGTTTGAAAAGTAATTTGGATTCTAATGATCATGTATGTAGTGTACTTGTGAGCATGTATTCAAGATGCAGGTGTATGGACTCTGCACATAAAGTTTTTAGTGGTTTGTTTGAGCCAGATTTAGTTACTTGGTCTTCTTTGATAACTGGGTATTCTCAGTCTGGAGATTATGAGAAGGCATTGTTCTTCTTCAAGTGTTTGAACATGGAAGGCAAGAAGGCAGATCCTATTTTGATTGCCAGTGTGTTGGCTGCTGCTTCTCAGATAGCAAATGTAGCGCCTGGTAGTGAGATACATGCTTATGTTCTTCGACGTGGACTTGAATCAGATGTCATGATTTCCTCTGCTCTCATAGCCATGTATTCAAAGTGTGGTTTCATGGGGATAGGGACTCGTGTTTTTAAGATCATGCCAGAGAAGAATATTGTTTCATACAATTCATTAATATTGGGTCTTGGTTTGCATGGACTTGCCGCTGAGGCGTTTAGAATGTTTAATGAGATACTGAGAAACGGATTAGTACCTGATGAATCTACTTTCTCTGCTCTCCTTTGTGCATGCTGTCATTCTGGCCTAGTCAAAGATGGCCgagaaattttcagaaaaatgaGAAAAGAGTTTGGCATTGAAGCTAGAGCAGAGCATTATGTTCATCTGGTGAAGCTTCTTGGGTTGGAGGGTAGGTTGGAAGAGGCTTACAATCTGATCTTGTCCTTGCCAGAACCAGTGGACAGTGGCATTTGGGGAGCACTTTTATCATGCTGTGATGCCTGTGGGGATTCTGAGCTGGCAGAAATTATAGCTCAAAAGCTCTTTGAAAGTAATTCTGAAAAAAGTGCTTACACAGTCATGCTTTCGAATATATATGCTGGTGATGGGAGGTGGGATGATTCAAAGAAGCTAAGGGATTACATTACAGAAAGACAATTGAGGAAAACGACTGGGGTTAGCTGGATTAAAG GTTTCAGCCGTTCTGCATGA